A stretch of Anaeromyxobacter dehalogenans 2CP-1 DNA encodes these proteins:
- a CDS encoding OPT/YSL family transporter, whose amino-acid sequence MRKIAQESSTPAPGAAGAPHRELTVRAVGVAIVVAAIMGAAEPTVVLRIGYGPNISVVSAFLGFIVLSLLGVFTRVRATRWETNLVQTAGTAAGSGVGFMSVVLAAIDMLNQRGLLDLHLSPLQIFAWLAPSGLLGVLLAVPLRKHYIDQENLTFADGTAAGETLLVLDQGRKQAGPRVAALGIGGAISAGFVALRQGLGWIPETIAFRFLTPHAEALRVGSELGVLSLGAGLLIGLRVTLSMGLGLVLAWLVAPEPLFRAGLVPELTFNAVLQRWIMWPATGLMVAGGLAALVLKWKVIAKTFRGMSAKGAGDGGDFPMRWVVWGAIACTVALVVVQKISLGFPIWLSLVSVGLSLILMLVGIRVLGETNWAPISAMANVMQAVFAVLAPGHVPINMVGSGMSGSVAANGEHLMQDYRAGKIVGSTNRNLTILQLVGVPVGALAVAVAYPAVRAKYGVGGEGGLTSPISVKWAGFAELLSQGFGALAPSAVAALGIALVLGVVLTVLESNPRFGRFVPSPTAVGLGMLIPGFAIFPMVVGGLIQDLWKRLSPRTEGIYNTPLASGFITGEALVLLVLALLAL is encoded by the coding sequence ATGCGCAAGATCGCTCAGGAATCCTCCACCCCGGCGCCCGGCGCGGCGGGCGCGCCGCACCGCGAGCTGACCGTCCGCGCCGTGGGAGTCGCCATCGTGGTGGCCGCCATCATGGGCGCGGCCGAGCCGACGGTGGTGCTCCGCATCGGCTACGGCCCGAACATCTCGGTGGTGAGCGCGTTCCTCGGCTTCATCGTGCTCTCGCTGCTCGGCGTCTTCACCCGCGTGCGCGCCACGCGCTGGGAGACGAACCTGGTGCAGACCGCCGGCACCGCCGCCGGCTCGGGCGTGGGCTTCATGTCGGTGGTGCTCGCGGCCATCGACATGCTGAACCAGCGCGGCCTGCTCGACCTGCACCTCAGCCCGCTGCAGATCTTCGCGTGGCTCGCGCCGTCCGGCCTGCTCGGCGTGCTGCTCGCGGTGCCGCTGCGCAAGCACTACATCGACCAGGAGAACCTCACCTTCGCCGACGGCACCGCCGCCGGCGAGACGCTGCTCGTGCTCGACCAGGGGCGCAAGCAGGCGGGGCCGCGCGTGGCGGCGCTCGGGATCGGCGGCGCCATCTCGGCCGGCTTCGTGGCGCTGCGCCAGGGCCTGGGCTGGATCCCGGAGACGATCGCGTTCCGCTTCCTCACCCCGCACGCCGAGGCGCTCCGCGTCGGCTCGGAGCTGGGCGTGCTCTCGCTCGGCGCCGGCCTCCTCATCGGCCTGCGGGTCACGCTCTCGATGGGCCTCGGCCTCGTCCTCGCCTGGCTGGTCGCACCCGAGCCGCTGTTCCGGGCCGGGCTGGTGCCGGAGCTCACCTTCAACGCCGTGCTGCAGCGCTGGATCATGTGGCCGGCCACCGGGCTGATGGTGGCCGGCGGCCTCGCCGCGCTGGTGCTGAAGTGGAAGGTGATCGCGAAGACGTTCCGCGGGATGTCGGCCAAGGGCGCCGGCGACGGCGGCGACTTCCCCATGCGCTGGGTGGTGTGGGGCGCGATCGCCTGCACGGTGGCGCTGGTGGTGGTGCAGAAGATCTCGCTCGGCTTCCCCATCTGGCTGTCGCTCGTGTCGGTGGGGCTCTCGCTCATCCTGATGCTGGTCGGCATCCGCGTGCTGGGCGAGACGAACTGGGCGCCCATCAGCGCCATGGCGAACGTGATGCAGGCGGTGTTCGCGGTGCTCGCGCCGGGCCACGTGCCCATCAACATGGTGGGCTCCGGGATGAGCGGCTCGGTGGCCGCGAACGGCGAGCACCTGATGCAGGACTACCGGGCCGGCAAGATCGTCGGCTCCACCAACCGGAACCTCACCATCCTGCAGCTCGTCGGCGTGCCGGTGGGCGCGCTGGCGGTCGCGGTCGCCTACCCGGCGGTGCGGGCCAAGTACGGCGTGGGCGGCGAGGGCGGCCTCACCTCGCCGATCAGCGTGAAGTGGGCCGGGTTCGCCGAGCTCCTCTCGCAGGGCTTCGGAGCGCTCGCGCCGAGCGCCGTCGCCGCGCTCGGCATCGCGCTGGTGCTGGGCGTGGTCCTCACCGTGCTCGAGTCGAACCCGCGCTTCGGCCGGTTCGTGCCCTCCCCCACCGCGGTCGGCCTCGGGATGCTCATCCCCGGCTTCGCCATCTTCCCCATGGTGGTGGGCGGCCTCATCCAGGATCTCTGGAAGCGGCTCTCGCCGCGGACCGAGGGGATCTACAACACCCCGCTCGCGTCCGGCTTCATCACCGGGGAGGCGCTGGTGCTGCTGGTGCTGGCGCTCCTGGCGCTGTGA
- a CDS encoding phosphatase PAP2 family protein yields MIALAAALALALAPGAAAAEEPGPFLGEGTRWADLPVVRRVLLDVVAIPADAPRWSAPDAAGLAVALGAGLALMWPAHPSADVRLDRWITRELNPHLPLVWNDVVQPALWGGIAVGGLGTWWLATARGDAHLAQGCSLMAEALTVAQAYHVSVKLLVGREGPHDGAGEGRVLGPRASLRLYPSGTPSGHAATLYSLLSAGTAYFEPPLAAQLGLHALAGGLVAFHVIDHRHFLSDSLLGSVLGWSVGRWVVLHRRSDPDAPPSRGGSSLALVPLPLPSGAGLALAGTL; encoded by the coding sequence TTGATCGCGCTCGCCGCCGCGCTCGCCCTCGCGCTCGCGCCGGGCGCCGCGGCCGCGGAGGAGCCCGGGCCGTTCCTGGGCGAGGGGACCCGCTGGGCGGACCTCCCGGTGGTCCGGCGCGTCCTGCTCGACGTGGTGGCGATCCCGGCCGACGCGCCGCGCTGGAGCGCACCGGACGCGGCCGGGCTCGCGGTCGCGCTCGGCGCGGGGCTGGCGCTCATGTGGCCCGCCCACCCGTCGGCCGACGTTCGGCTCGACCGCTGGATCACCCGCGAGCTGAACCCGCACCTGCCGCTGGTCTGGAACGACGTGGTGCAGCCCGCGCTGTGGGGCGGGATCGCGGTGGGCGGCCTCGGGACGTGGTGGCTCGCGACCGCCCGCGGCGACGCCCACCTCGCGCAAGGGTGCTCGCTCATGGCGGAGGCGCTCACGGTGGCGCAGGCGTATCACGTGTCGGTGAAGCTGCTCGTCGGACGCGAGGGACCGCACGACGGCGCGGGCGAGGGCCGCGTGCTCGGCCCGCGCGCCTCGCTCCGGCTCTACCCCTCCGGCACCCCCTCCGGCCACGCCGCCACGCTGTACTCGCTGCTCTCCGCGGGGACGGCGTACTTCGAGCCGCCGCTCGCGGCGCAGCTCGGGCTGCACGCGCTGGCGGGCGGGCTGGTGGCGTTCCACGTCATCGACCACCGCCACTTCCTCTCCGACTCGCTGCTCGGCTCGGTGCTGGGCTGGTCGGTGGGGCGATGGGTGGTGCTGCACCGGCGCTCCGACCCGGACGCGCCGCCCTCTCGCGGCGGGTCGTCCCTCGCGCTCGTGCCGCTGCCGCTGCCGTCCGGCGCGGGGCTGGCGCTCGCCGGCACGCTCTAG
- a CDS encoding lipopolysaccharide biosynthesis protein translates to MPDSILARARPLMAARLAGAALTFAVPLVLARVLVPASYGTFKQAWLLSQTLALVLPLGLTQSLYYFVPRDPARRDRYVAQTAWALLAVGAASAVLLLLARPWVAAHFENPELTRNLPWVAAFTAFTVAGAPLDVAWNATGRIGAAALARVATEGGRGAAMVAGALLWRSVEGVFAGIALATAARAALSLWLLARRHGLRGDLALLRRQVAYALPFGLAFVLIVPQQQWHQYAVAAAVSAAAFAVYSVGTFQLPVVDVLYTPVSELLQIGLAEHEGAGRPPRAGLALFHEAVLQLSFAFVPLAGLLAVAAPVLVPFLFSPRYAAAVPIFRLATGSVLLAALPLDGVMRARAQNRFMLALSAGKLGATAALVAGGLALLGPIGALAGWTAAEAAARAAMLVRTAQLFEAPLRQALPVRALARQAAATAVAAPAAWVALNALAAPPFFRLAACGLAFAAAYLGVSWAFGWLPAGWVSLFRARRAGRTPAAPPESA, encoded by the coding sequence TTGCCCGACTCGATCCTCGCCCGAGCGCGCCCGCTCATGGCCGCGCGCCTCGCCGGCGCCGCGCTCACCTTCGCGGTCCCGCTGGTGCTGGCGCGCGTGCTGGTGCCCGCCTCCTACGGGACGTTCAAGCAGGCCTGGCTGCTCTCCCAGACGCTCGCGCTGGTGCTGCCGCTCGGGCTCACCCAGAGCCTCTACTACTTCGTCCCGCGCGACCCCGCCCGGCGCGACCGCTACGTGGCGCAGACCGCCTGGGCGCTCCTCGCGGTGGGGGCCGCGTCGGCGGTGCTGCTGCTCCTGGCGCGCCCCTGGGTGGCGGCGCACTTCGAGAACCCCGAGCTCACCCGCAACCTGCCCTGGGTGGCCGCGTTCACCGCGTTCACGGTGGCGGGCGCGCCGCTCGACGTCGCCTGGAACGCCACCGGGCGCATCGGCGCGGCGGCGCTGGCGCGCGTCGCCACCGAGGGCGGCCGCGGCGCCGCCATGGTGGCGGGCGCGCTCCTGTGGCGCTCGGTGGAGGGCGTGTTCGCCGGGATCGCGCTCGCCACCGCGGCGCGCGCCGCGCTCTCGCTGTGGCTCCTGGCGCGGCGCCACGGGCTGCGCGGCGACCTCGCGCTGCTCCGGCGCCAGGTGGCGTACGCGCTGCCGTTCGGGCTCGCGTTCGTGCTCATCGTGCCGCAGCAGCAGTGGCACCAGTACGCCGTCGCCGCCGCGGTGAGCGCGGCCGCGTTCGCGGTGTACAGCGTGGGGACGTTCCAGCTCCCGGTGGTGGACGTGCTGTACACGCCGGTGTCGGAGCTGCTGCAGATCGGCCTCGCCGAGCACGAGGGCGCCGGCCGGCCGCCGCGGGCGGGGCTGGCGCTGTTCCACGAGGCGGTGCTGCAGCTCTCCTTCGCGTTCGTGCCGCTGGCCGGCCTGCTGGCGGTGGCGGCGCCGGTGCTGGTGCCGTTCCTGTTCTCGCCGCGGTACGCCGCCGCGGTGCCCATCTTCCGGCTGGCCACCGGCTCGGTGCTGCTCGCGGCGCTGCCGCTCGACGGCGTGATGCGGGCCCGGGCGCAGAACCGGTTCATGCTCGCGCTCTCCGCCGGGAAGCTCGGCGCCACCGCCGCGCTGGTCGCGGGCGGCCTCGCGCTCCTCGGCCCCATCGGCGCGCTCGCCGGCTGGACCGCGGCCGAGGCGGCCGCGCGCGCCGCCATGCTCGTGCGCACCGCCCAGCTGTTCGAGGCGCCGCTCCGCCAGGCGCTGCCGGTCCGGGCGCTGGCCCGCCAGGCGGCGGCGACCGCCGTGGCCGCGCCCGCCGCCTGGGTGGCGCTGAACGCGCTCGCCGCGCCGCCGTTCTTCCGGCTCGCCGCCTGCGGCCTGGCCTTCGCCGCCGCCTACCTGGGCGTCTCGTGGGCGTTCGGCTGGCTGCCCGCCGGCTGGGTGAGCCTCTTCCGCGCGCGGCGGGCCGGACGGACGCCCGCAGCGCCCCCGGAGAGCGCGTGA